Genomic segment of Panicum virgatum strain AP13 chromosome 2K, P.virgatum_v5, whole genome shotgun sequence:
ACACACAGTTATAAATTATGGGGGCACTGATCATCAAAGATTAATCTGCAATACTAGCACTTGATCACTAATATCAAATTAAAACATACATATTGATCACAGTATGCAGAAACAAATTAAGATTACATCCGAAAAAAATTAATATCGACTTTTCGACAATATTGTAGGACCTCAAATTAGACTTGTTACAATTGAAACTCAGATTGGCGGCATACAGTCACTAGTGGCAATAGgtcaagatacagaaacaaatGCAAAACACACATCACGATCAAGAATCCAAAACAAAGAGGAAACAATAATTGCAAGCAAAAGAGACTATTAAACGACACCACCAGCGTTGTCCTCTTCACCCGGCCTGCTGACGATCCTGGCATGGAAGAGCAACACCCAGAGCAGCGTTATCAACTCCCCGCCCCTGGCAATGGCCTCCTTGTGCCCTTTCAGGTTGTCGGACGGCGTGACATACAGGATCATCTCTGACCAGAATTCAGCCATCAACTTCCACACCGTCGTATCCTCCCCTTGGATGACCATCAGCTCCACCAACTGATCCCCCAGCCGCGCGCCTTCCTTGAGCACCTCATGCTTTGCATTTGCAGCCAGCAATCCGATCAGCTGTTGGCATTTGGCTTCTGGCGTCAATGAGTCTCCTGCTTCGCAGCCGGCAAGGACACGCTTAGTGTCTTTCTTGACATCTTCATACAGGCTCCTGTTCCATTCATCATCGTCAGGAAGCAACTCTGGACACCATGTCACAAGGTAGGCGCAATACCATGACAGTCGAGTGGCAGCGATCTTATAGTTAATGCTCGAACTTTGTTCTTCATCATCTAGGTGTGTGTACCTGACCTCGAGGATGCTTGTGGCGACGTGCCATGTAAGTATGGTACAAGATGTACTATGGTTGTTGCAAGCCCAGAAAAACCTTTCACCAACTTGGCCCCGGCGGCAGAGACATGCTGTGCCGTTGCTAAGGTGTCCATTTCTACTGCTTCTTAGCACTTCCATGATGCAAACTTTCACAGCTGCTGGCACCTTGaccttcctcttcttatccGGCAAATGGAGGAGGCGCCTGAGAGGTACAAGCAAGGTTGTGCTCGGGCGAATCTCCAGGATAGAGTACTGACCTATTTTCTCATCCCAATAATTCATCATCTTGCATTTGCAACACAACAGACGGCCAATCCATTTCTTCTTGAGAAGTGAAGAATGTTGCGAAGAGGCATGGTTTACAAGGTGGCAAATGAGGGCAACTTTAGTTCAGTTGTTGCAGATGTAGGAAGCTATGTCCCTCACCTCGGTCATCATGACTAACACCGAAAGCAAAAATAGTGGCACCAGATCGAGGCACCAGCTTCCATAAAATTCATCCCAGATGTTGCTAACCAGTTGTTCCAAGGTGTGGCCGACCAATTGTTCTCGCATGCAAAAAACAAAGCAACCAAACTGAGGAACACCTCCCTCATTCACCACTAGCCGTACATCCACAAGCAGTGTGATCAACAATCCACATCAGCAAGCTATGCACAATAGTGAGATAAAGATACCCAGAATGGGCAACCAATACTTTGAATAGTAGATCGGGAGGGATGAATAATAATAGTCATGAAGGAAAGAAAGCTCATCCAAAATAACCAAAAAGACCCTTTCTTGTTCGCCATCCTTCAGCAATAAGCTCCAGAAAAAACTCAAGGCGTCCTTGGAGCCAGCATTATTTCTCACCTTGTACCTTGAAAATCGGCACCGCAACAACTTGAACAATGCAAATGAGAAGCATAAGTCTTTTTGTGGCTTTAGTTTTGATGTTGGAAGCATGTTATTCAACCTCCAAACTCTATCAATTGTCACCAGACCATTGTCATGCGAACTTATCCATGAGTCATCCTTGAAAACATAACCAAGGGGCTGTCTCTCCAAGTGTCTTTTCTCTTCTCCCATAACCAGTAGCGGAGGAGGTGCATCCTCAGCTACCACTAGTTCACCATGGTGACTTGTTTGTTGCGACGATTGTTGCTTCATGTACCAAAAAATAAGATGGGGATTGCGTCCGAGAGCAAAGGATTATCGTGCTTTCTGAAATGCATAATATTTGAATACCATTTTGGTACATATGAGAGCAAAAGGCACCACTTCAAGGGCCATTGCAATGATGACCTCGGGGTCAAAACTGTCACGGGCACGACTGGCTTTAGTCCAGGGAATGATATAGCTGATACCAAGGTAAAAGGTCCAGACTCCCTTAACAAACAGCTCAAATGGAGGACCCATGCTCCCACCTTCTCTATCATTGACAGCAACTACTGCACTGGTATTGATCATGATGATCTGAACAAGGGATGCCCATACTACAACGAAAGTTAAGTGCCCTCTTGGATCGCACTTTGCAATCAACAGATCCAAGTCCCTGACACTCCGGCTTGTGGTGAAGGCATTCTCACCAGCGCCCACGGGGACAACAGTAGAGATGATAGCCAAGAACAGGGTGGTGGCTCCAAGAAAGATAAACCTGGTGAAGCGGTGGTGGCGGTAACGCTGGCCATAGATGCCTATCCCAACTATGAGTCCAGCCAGAATGGCACCGGCGAGCTGCAGTGCGTTCACAAGCCATATCTTCCCTCTCATGCTCTTCTGGAATGAGGACACCAAATGGGTACGGTGGAATTCCCTCCAGCCATGGGTTCAGCTGATTTCCAAATGTTAAGGTTAGAACAAACGAACAAGCTGTTGGCACAAACAAGCAAGCATACAAAAACAAGTCAGTGTTCATCTTAATTCTAACCAGATCAACAACAGCAGAAATGCCCAGAAGTAGTTTACCGCGTAAGGTGGAGGTCTAGCTGGCTGGAGCAAGCGCAAGTTCGATCCGACTGCCTGCTGCTCGGCCGCTCGGAATGCTCCAGTGCTCGGCAAGCGCAAGCGCAAGTTCGATCTTTTTAATGTGCTTGCTTCAGATGCATGGGTCCCTATCTTTGCATCCGATGCATATATGTGATTGCTGGAAAATATGCTTCTTTCTTCAGAAGCTGCCCGTCGTGGTCGTCATCACAGAAACTCCATTTAgtactctctctttttttttgagaaaaattcttctatggcactaAAATTTATACACATCTCTTCCCTGCCATTGAAATTATAAGTTCCCTTGATTGCCATCAGTTTTAATTTTTCATCCATTGACTACCGTTGACGTTAGATTTCTGTTAAAACATCACAGACTATAATACCTTGTGTGTACGCATGGCCGTCATCTCCCCTCTGTTCGCCCGCGATATGAAGGTGCCGGTCCTCCGTCTGATGCTTCAGGCCGCGCACGTCTGTAGAATCGAATCCATCCGCCACCTGAAGAAATCCACTAACTCCAAAGCTGCAAGTCTTCTCAACCTCCGCTCGGCAGCGGAAGCAGGGGACGGTTGGGTAATGGGTAATCTGGACCGGAAGCAGAGGAATCCCAGGCAGACAAGCTAATTGGAAGGATGGCGACGAAACGAAATTGGAATAGGAATTATATTCAATGCTTGTTGCTTTTAATTGTTCAATTATTCTCATGTTGAGCTAGGAACTAGTACGTAATAGTAAACTAGAAATTCTTTTGATTTACACACACACGATGGACCCGAACGGAAGGCAAACTGTGGCGGCGGGCGATTGCATTGCATTGTAGTCCGACCTCCGCCCGGGTGCCCACCTCGAGCGGAACCCCGTGCTTGCCTCATTCAAGCGGACTGCTGCGGCTATGCGACGcctgttagaaatctaggcaattttcggtatattttaattccaaaattagatgtataaactagcaatatttctatgactttaaggagtaaaagaaaacatgtgaacatgtttatacttatcacacatataagcataaacaatataaataaccaaagttttagggagtaccctaaagcggggccgttgccggaggcattggctgcgctgttaccaactggagtagacatctactcggttgtcctcagtcgaagtagtcgaactaaatcggtgcaggaagatgttcgcagtgcagtcccacgaacggtcaccaagatgtagtcgacgtagtcgttcggccaccagaatgtagtcgacgtagttgttcggctcgtccaccaggaagtagtcgtacaatcgggcaaagccttagtatttttgagcagtcacgctaaagcgttacccaaaaacctgattgcccgcctatcccgtgcaggatctcaaggcgagcaaggtttcggaggcctgctcacgctaattctgtgcgcgcagagattagcgttggggaactcagttgttgcaactggagagggagaagagaggagccgagttgcctcagtgctctggtgcgggatggatgaggggcatggcactccttatatagtgactcaggtgctcaggttcgttgaacctggacaccatcagagtcatttaggtgatgcggttatgaccattaattacagatttaattgcacgtttaatcgcacgattaattgctgtcaacggcaaaatagccatcacatcacaccgcgccacgccacgccgcgccgcgccgcaccgcgccgcaccgcccgtccggccggccgcgccgcaccgcgccgcgccgcgcctcgcctcggcctcggcctcggcctcggccacggccacggccacggccacggcccggcccggcccggcccggcccggcccggcccggcccggccctgcccggcccggcgaggcgagcgagcgcgcgcgcgggtgtggttcaccgtcctcctcttaccggcttcacaagtggtgtacaagaagtccaccttttaagtcggttgagatcctcctcaattcccggtacggaattaaacattgattccctagcattaatagtgggctttaaattcttttattgctttagaataaatgggccaagcccattactccaacaatccccaccaagaaattcaagccacactagaaataccctcattctctctttgatataccagtattcgacagagactgttaagttgaacttccatctaggacaaaggctacacttattcacaactgtgcaatggactatgccttgaattgccagttttgtgcaaacaagtttgaccagagccctacactggtactaggctgcaaaagcatccccgcggtttggagcttataagtcatactccaggcccttcatgagtttctagagaatacccaattctcatagaccatgaccagtggtcaaactcatataggtgtgttcctttcagatgttctgtaggacaacatcttttgtttcaagaaaacaactcatttgtttaaaagaaaccacctggcacacattaaggtatagaccaacctgccatacagattagaagagaaatgcaccttatacacggaatgagcccttttcacaaaggttctcttctcacagtcagactttagttttgtttcaccatcctaattcacgggatctccgatcacataggacaggtttccactatagaatgactcacgtgggtctcaagcccaattccatagatgcattgtctatcacatttcgtgaaagaccctttgtaaactgatctgccagatttttagccgtctgaacatagtccagggctataactccggagtttctcaattttctgacagatttcaaccgccttttcacatgtctagatgacttcatgttatcctttgaactattcaccttgacaattaccgtttgattgtcacagttcattaggattgccggtaacggtttttcaactatcggcaagtccataaggagctcacgaagccactcagcctcaacagtggcggtatctaatgctgtgagttctgcttccatagttgacctcgttaagatggtctgcttgcaagacttccaggaaacagctccaccaccaagtgtaaacacatatccacttgtggcctttatctcatcagcatcagaaatccaatttgaatcactatacccttctagtacccttgggtacccggtgtagtgaattccatagttcattgtccccttcagatagcgcattactctttcaagacccttccaatgatcatctcccgggtttgaaacaaaccggctcagtttgcttacagcaaacgagatatcaggtcttgtagcgctcgctaaatacattaatgaaccaatgatctgagaatatctcagctgatctcgcattatccttttattctttctaagaattaaactggcatcatatggtgttgagacaggtttatagtcactataaccaaagcgacttaacaccttctccacatagtgagactgtgtaagaatcaccccaccattgatctcttttaccagctttatattaaggataacatcagcttctcccagatccttcatctcaaaattttgagataaaaactctttgacttccttaatcacattaaggctagtgccaaagatcagtatgtcatccacatacaagcacaaaatcactccttcagccccaccatagcgatagtacacacatctgtcagcttcgttcacaacaaagccggcagaggtcaaagttctatcaaacttttcatgccactgcttaggcgcttgcttgagaccatataaagattttaacaacttacaaaccattccttcttgaccctttgatacaaacccatccggctgatccatatagatctcctcttctaactctccattgaggaaagccgtcttaacgtccatctgatgaacgagaagaccataagaggctgccaaggaaagtaacactcgaattgtggtcaatcgggcaactggtgaataagtgtcaaagaaatcttctccttctttttgtgtataacccttgtccacaagcctagccttgtacttttcaatagtaccatctggcctaagctttttcttgaacacccacttgcatccaaccggtttacatccataaggacgttcaacgacctcccaggttccattagacataatagaatccatctcactccttactgcttccttccaatagtcagcatcaggagatgaatatgcctcttcaatggttctgggtgtatcatctatgaggtatacaatgaaatcatcaccaaaagactttacagtcctttgtctcttgttctttctcggagcatcattgttatcctcctcagaattttctacaagtgtatgttcattgtgttctatcggctcagcagagccatcatccttgatgaactcttgcctagatgaacttgtttcatctctcatgggaaaaatgttttcaaaaaatgtagcatctctggactccattatagtaccaacatgcatgtcaggtactccagatttcactattaaaaatctatatccaacgctgtgaatagcataacctagaaagatacaatccacagttttatgtccaagcttacgtttcttggttattggcacactcacttttgccaaacaaccccatgtacgtaagtatgacagtgttggccttttcttctcccattcctcgaaaggagttatctctttattctttgtaggaacacggtttaggacatgacatgcagtcaatatagcctcaccccaccattccttggaaagtcccgctgtatctaacatggcgttaaccaaatccgttagggtgcggttctttctttcggcaaccccatttgactgaggtgaatagggaggcgtcctctcatgaataataccatgttcctcgcaaaataaagtgaataaatttgagaaatactcgccaccacgatctgacctaactcttttgatctttctctcaagttggttttctacttcagctttatagattttaaagtagtgtaaagcttcatcttttgacttcaacaaatagatgtaacaaaatctagtactatcatcaatcaaagtcatgaaatattttttaccaccttttgtcaacactccattcatttcgcacaaatcggaatgaattaattctaagggtgccaagctccttgcctccgcggtcttatgaggcttacgagtttgttttgattcaacacatacatgacacttagaatttttgacaaaagtgaactttggaattaagctcaaattagctaagcgcatcatacaaccaaaattaacgtgacaaagcctcgaatgccaaacatttgtttcatcaacgttaataacattgtatgcaattttattacaaacatctgacaaagaaagacggaacaaacctccgctttcataaccttttccaacaaaagtaccaaacttagacaagatacatttattggactcaaagactaatttgaaaccatctctacacagtagagagccgctgactaaattcttcttgatggtggggacatgctgcacgttcttcagctgcacggtcttccccgaagtaaacttcagatttaccgtaccaacaccaagaacacgcgcatgtgatccgttccccatcagcaaggaggaagtcccgccggtctggtaagaagagaacaaagaagcatcagcacaaacatgaatattagcaccagtatcaacccaccactcgggtgaaccaaagactgaaagaacagtaggtaataaattaccgtaccccgaagttcctccaggctcgctaataaccatgttggcggagttgttgcctttgcggttcggacactttgcagcaaagtgatccgtactagcgcacacatagcaagctcccgtcttcttcttcttcttaaaagtggttgtcttcttagtctttggttggttctgcggtggctttttcttgttcttgttggagttgttcttctgaacaagattggcacttgaagcaccaacaactcctttcccacgtatgtcctttgctctcgccttctcctcaacatcaagagtccctatgagtccatctattgtgaactcctgtctcttatgttttagagaagtagcaaagtccctccaagaaggtggcagcttagagattatacctccagccacaaacttattgggtaacacacatggggactctttgctgcaatttttgagatcttttgccagagtatgtatttcatgagcctgttccactacagaacggtcttcgaccatcctgtactcaaggaactgctccatgatatacaactcactcccggcgtcagatactccatattgagcctcaagagcatcccacaaagctttgccagttggcagccggatataagaatccaccaggttatcaccgagaacactaatgatcaagcctcgaaagaggatatcagcctcatcgaacgcactcccttcctctggagagaattgttcaggcttaccctctttcacatggatcactctcgatagtgttaaccacagtataaaccgctcttgccaacgtttgtaatttgaaccatcaaaaggtgatggtttgattgatgcagcaaagctagataccgaaagcctattaacgcaatcaggtttttggattgttagaaatctaggcaattttcggtatattttaattccaaaattagatgtataaactagcaatatttctatgactttaaggagtaaaagaaaacatgtgaacatgtttatacttatcacacatataagcataaacaatataaataaccaaagttttagggagtaccctaaagcggggccgttgccggaggcattggctgcgctgttaccaactggagtagacatctactcggttggcctcagtcgaagtagtcgaactaaatcggtgcaggaagatgttcgcagtgcagtcccacgaacggtcaccaagatgtagtcgacgtagtcgttcggccaccagaatgtagtcgacgtagttgttcggctcgtccaccaggaagtagtcgtacaatcgggcaaagccttagtatttttgagcagtcacgctaaagcgttacccaaaaacctgattgcccgcctatcccgtgcaggatctcaaggcgagcaaggtttcggaggcctgctcacgctaattctgtgcgcgcagagattagcgttggggaactcagttgttgcaactggagagggagaagagaggagccgagttgcctcagtgctctggtgcgggatggatgaggggcatggcactccttatatagtgactcaggtgctcaggttcgttgaacctggacaccatcagagtcatttaggtgatgcggttatggccattaattacagatttaattgcacgtttaatcgcacgattaattgctgtcaacggcaaaatagccatcgcgccgcgcctcgcctcggccacggcccggcccggcccggcccggcccggcgaggcgagcgagcgcgcgcgcgcgtgtggttcaccgtcctcctcttaccggcttcacaagtggtgtacaagaagtccaccttttaagtcggttgagatcctcctcaattcccggtacggaattaaacattgattccctagcattaatagtgggctttaaattcttttattgctttagaataaatgggccaagcccattactccaacaacgCCTTGCGCGGCACCTGCTCGGCAGGCCATGCGCCGCCCCGCTCAAGCTGCGCCTGCGAGCCACCTCTGAGACGCGACAGAGCTCCATACGGTCTGCGGTGTGCCCGCTTGTGCTTGCCGCTGAAGCTTAGCATGGAGGGTGACAGCGGCTGCCGAAGCAGCGCGCGGAGGAGTTgagtccctcgccgccgcgtcaAGCTCGGAAGGACTGGACGAGGCACGCGTCAGCTTGATCAGTCTATAAACATTGGACGGCTACGATTAATGTATGTCAGCTTGATCTGTCTATAAACATTGGACTATAAAACATTGGACGGCTAGGATTAATGTATGTCAGGCAGAGATCCAAGCAATGGATGATTTTGTTTCATGAAATGTCCCACTCTCATGTACAAGGGtaaacttgtctttttcatcaTCACTTCACAGCCATATATcggacacacacacaacacaacacaaATTCAATGTAGAGACACTTTTGTATAGACATTTCATAATTTATCTTTACAATATGTCACAATATATTGTAGAGATATTTTTTGTGGCACTTTCGAAAACGTCACACACGTATTGAGACAATATTTGAGTCATTTTAAATCATAGAGACATTTCTTCAAGTCATTTCATAAAAATGTCAATACATATCCTCTGGGGCAAGTTTGAGATATTTTAATTTTTGACCTTAGCCCCATAGAGGTATAGTTTGAGTCATTCCTTTTAATATCTTGAGGCACTATTTAGATCATTGAGGCGCATTATAGAATACTCATAAGAATTATACTAAATATATGAGTAATAATTGTTGTAAGGGTGAGATGGTTAGCAGGCTGAGGATTGTGCCATGTGGTGTGAGGTCTTGAGTTTGAAGCCTCAAAGCTGCATCATTCAAGTATTATCATGTTTtgcaatatttttttgtaaTAATTCGATCTTCTTGGATGTCGATGTGGGAGTCGTCCGGCGCCTCCTCTTCTTGATGTTCGACTTGCTCTTCTGGCGCCTGAGACTCGGCCTGCTCGTCATGGCAGGTGAAGCTCGGAGTGGATGAGTGGTGCGAGCTTGATCGACTCGAGCTCGACCCGGTCACCTTTCTGAACACGTTCATGAACTTCTGCCTGATGTTCCTCATACCTGAAATcacaaacacaacaaacacaaccaaAACTCGGAAGGATTACGTGAGAGTTAGTAAAAATCAAAGTCAGCCGTCCGAGGGTTAGTAGTCCTTGCGGGGCATGGTTGCGTCTCACAAAAATCGTTCATGTGGGTGATAACACTCCACAAAATCATTCTTGTGGGCGATGACGCACCACAAAATCGTTCTTGCGGGGTAGTAGTACCACCACAAACATGTTATTGCAGAGAAAGGATGGGGAACATGAAATGCAAATGAAATGCAAATGGAAATGCAAGGCAAGGcaagaaaatatatttttttctttttcttatgaacttggatcaagaacaagagcaaagatagcagagggaggaagaacaCGAAGCAAAACTGGTGTATCTTGGGCTAGGGGAGTGCAATTGACATCCTGTGCACCGGCTCATATAGAGGGGAGCTCCCCCATGGTTGACCGACCAtgtggtcggccggccatgtGCCGGGCCCGATCGCCTTCAATCTTTTTCAGAGATGCTTAATGACTGCCACACACTccaaaaatgcatgaatgcgtgCAGGGGTAGGCCGGTGCAGGCCTAGAAGCGGCCCCAAATGAATTTGGACATGAAAATCATCCAAGTTCATGCATGCACTAGGTTTCAAACTTTTGTGGCAGCCATTTTCTTCCAAAATTGCCCCTTGGGCACTTGTCTAAATTCAAGATTCATGAAGGATGCAGATGCAAAAGGTGGGAATCAAAACATGCATGGGTTTTTTGTGCAAAAGATGCAAATGCTCATGCAAGAATCAAATTAAAATGAATGAATTCAAACATGCAATGGTCGAATTTAAACATGGGATAACTACTGATTTACCTGTCGGCAAGGATTCAAAATTTAGAGTCTTTTGAATGAGACATTTTCATTCTGTCAACTAGGGTCAAACTTGACGAGAATTTCCAAAGTGAAGCACCGCATCATGAAAGTTGTCGGAAAAATTCGTACCTTGATGTGGTGTCTGGGTTGCTCGGGAATATCATTTGGTCCTCTTTTGATCGTGTAGAACTTCTCATGATACTCATCATCCCGTGGTACTACCCCCTGTGAGGTGAATATAATTACTCACCTTGATTGCATCATAGTGTGGCTCCTTGTTCGATCTATGCAGTGTTCCTTGTTGTTGGTGATCAGGCAACGACAATAGAGCACCTCATTCAAAAAGAAAACTTGAGCCTTTTCCAAGGTCTGATGCAATCACGATCAATTCAATTGCCGGATTGTTGACTTCTCGAAATTGAGAGTGCCAAGTCACGCTCGTCTTGAAGTCGACTCGGATTCGTTCGTGAAATTCATTGGCAAATTGAAATTGATCGGAAactacccctgtcttcacaCAGAGAGAAGACAGCATGGTTGTCCTGCCAGACCATGACCACTAACCATAGAGATTTTCCAAACTTGAATAAATTCTTTAACcaatgccttccccggcaacggcgccaaaaatgcttgttgacgcCTACCAACATCATCACGGGAAACGGGTAGTCCCAAATGATAACGCCCGCAGACGTCAATATGGTGGCAAGTATTTCAtgggccacgaataaatccgcaagcgcacggagtaccgccgtagcattttacccgaaaGTAACcgggggtgtcatttatattctCACAAGGAAGGCGGCAGTATAAAGAGTTTATTAAGTTATAGAGAACACTATGAATTAATGTCCATGGTCTGAGCAGGGGTAAATTGTTCATGATAAAGCAGGGTAGTGCAACATACAAACATAACCAGATAAATCTATCTTAGGACAGCGGAGGAGCAAGAGTTAGATCAAGCGTAACTGGAGCCATAATCTATCGCATACACTCATGAGCATGTTGAGTTGAGTCATGCATGCGCATAGAAAAGCCTACAAACATGGACTAGGGAGACTGCAACCAGATGAACAGAACAAGCCTGAACAACCgacggctttatgcacctcctaccactctatccgaacatggagggttactagggctcgaacagggctgtcaccacctgccggctacctctcaaTCTATGGGATAGAGTCGCATTCAAACATGGTCATTAACCCAGACTCCATGCCTGCGCTAACaagcaccactctagccttgtGCTAGGACACCTATGtctatccggggccttagttctagagcgcccaattaagAAAGATGAAGCAAAGCCATGAAACAAGAACTAGACTAGCATATGAATCAAACAAATCAAGCATGGCTCAAGAGAAGGATCATACACACAAGCAAAGACATATGAACCAAAGTa
This window contains:
- the LOC120695839 gene encoding uncharacterized protein LOC120695839, which produces MMNYWDEKIGQYSILEIRPSTTLLVPLRRLLHLPDKKRKVKVPAAVKVCIMEVLRSSRNGHLSNGTACLCRRGQVGERFFWACNNHSTSCTILTWHVATSILEVRYTHLDDEEQSSSINYKIAATRLSWYCAYLVTWCPELLPDDDEWNRSLYEDVKKDTKRVLAGCEAGDSLTPEAKCQQLIGLLAANAKHEVLKEGARLGDQLVELMVIQGEDTTVWKLMAEFWSEMILYVTPSDNLKGHKEAIARGGELITLLWVLLFHARIVSRPGEEDNAGGVV